From Macadamia integrifolia cultivar HAES 741 unplaced genomic scaffold, SCU_Mint_v3 scaffold1219, whole genome shotgun sequence, one genomic window encodes:
- the LOC122063144 gene encoding protein trichome birefringence-like 4, protein MASSVPAELSRNISWSLSKSRAQRYVCLIFTLALFLLLATAIITKTSPAAAASTLASRVFSRSGSSFYFYPTASSFETHIQSPPNPNPSPNPQRNHGHGDGNTSSVVVDNNPNSSSDGNASSAVKQNVAQVEKPNLRSRKTKTHHKKPSKRPKKKNKKHSNANASSATTAIDPSKAKTRTGKDLRSCDFYDGSWVVDDSPPAYLPGSCPFVEEAFNCFENGRVDDDFLRYRWQPGHCDIPRLDGKEMLDMLRGKRLAFVGDSLNRNMWESLVCVLRESVTDKNQVFEISGRVELKTEGFYSFRFEEYNCSIEFIRSPFLVEEWEFTDKRTGARKETLRLDVIEESAFKYQHADVLIFNTAHWWTHPKTSEGKDYYQEGNRVYSKLEMTEAYTKALHTWSKWIDDNVNANKTTIFFRGYSSSHFQGGQWNTGGGCDGERMPITDESYLTPHPVMMNVVESVLREMKTPVYYLNITKMTTYRKDAHPSIFREANTQRKPGMIQDCSHWCLPGLPDVWNQIVYALLLTTHHNPQYNSS, encoded by the exons ATGGCATCGTCTGTTCCGGCGGAGCTGTCGAGAAACATATCATGGTCCCTCTCGAAATCAAGAGCCCAGCGTTACGTATGCTTGATCTTCACACTTGCTCTTTTCCTCCTCTTGGCAACAGCCATCATCACCAAAACCTCTCCCGCCGCCGCTGCTTCAACTCTTGCTTCTCGGGTTTTTTCCAGATCTGGTTCCTCCTTCTATTTTTATCCCACCGCTTCCTCCTTCGAGACCCATATTCAATCCCCCCCTAATCCTAACCCTAGCCCTAATCCACAAAGGAACCATGGCCATGGCGATGGTAATACATCCTCTGTTGTCGTTGACAACAACCCAAATAGCAGTAGCGATGGTAATGCATCCTCTGCCGTGAAACAGAATGTCGCCCAAGTTGAAAAACCCAACCTCCGCTCAAGAAAGACGAAGACCCATCACAAGAAACCTTCGAAAcgaccaaagaagaaaaataagaagcaCAGCAATGCCAATGCGTCTTCTGCTACCACCGCCATAGACCCATCAAAAGCAAAAACCCGTACGGGCAAAGACCTGAGATCATGTGATTTCTATGATGGTAGCTGGGTTGTCGACGATTCGCCTCCAGCCTACCTACCTGGATCATGTCCGTTCGTCGAAGAAGCCTTCAATTGCTTTGAAAATGGACGAGTAGATGATGATTTCCTCAGATATCGGTGGCAACCAGGTCATTGTGATATTCCAAG GTTGGATGGGAAAGAGATGTTGGATATGTTGAGAGGGAAGAGACTAGCTTTCGTTGGTGATTCTTTGAATCGAAACATGTGGGAATCTCTTGTCTGTGTTCTGAGGGAGTCGGTGACTGATAAAAACCAAGTCTTTGAAATTTCAGGGCGGGTTGAATTGAAGACAGAAGGGTTCTATTCATTCAGATTCGAA GAATATAATTGCTCAATCGAGTTTATCCGATCACCATTCTTAGTAGAAGAATGGGAATTCACCGATAAAAGAACTGGAGCTCGGAAGGAGACGCTTAGGCTCGACGTAATTGAAGAATCGGCCTTCAAGTACCAACATGCCGATGTGCTAATCTTCAACACAGCCCACTGGTGGACTCATCCAAAAACTTCTGAGGG CAAAGATTACTACCAGGAAGGCAATCGAGTATACAGCAAGCTTGAAATGACAGAAGCATATACAAAGGCCCTGCACACTTGGTCTAAATGGATCGAtgataatgtaaatgctaacaAGACCACAATCTTCTTCCGAGGTTACTCATCTTCTCATTTTCA AGGAGGTCAATGGAACACTGGAGGGGGTTGTGACGGAGAGAGGATGCCGATAACAGATGAATCTTACCTTACACCACACCCTGTGATGATGAATGTGGTGGAGTCTGTGCTTAGGGAGATGAAAACACCAGTGTATTACCTGAATATAACAAAAATGACAACCTACAGGAAAGATGCCCATCCATCAATTTTCAGGGAGGCCAATACTCAGAGAAAACCAGGAATGATACAAGACTGCAGCCATTGGTGCCTTCCTGGACTCCCAGATGTCTGGAACCAGATCGTTTATGCCCTTCTTCTCACAACCCATCATAATCCCCAATACAATTCTTCTTGA